A genome region from Arthrobacter agilis includes the following:
- a CDS encoding acyltransferase family protein has product MQGLRALAVLMVVSYHVWFGRVSGGVDVFLLISAFLLALSFLRKAESGKPLDLARHWLHQFKRLLPAVVVVILGVLAATYVLVPKYRWLDIIEQSWASLLYVQNWVLASNSVDYYADDHSAASPLQHFWSLSVQGQVFILWPLLFLASSLLARRFQLKFRGVVLLVFGALFVASLAFSIWETYTNQAYAYFDTRARLWEFAFGTLLALALPFLRLPRSLRIVAGWVGVVAMLSGGFLLDVQGQFPGYVALWPVVAAALVIVAGQTGSPFGVDRYLSAGPLVRMGDLSYALYLWHWPVLVLALIWQDRPTPGVLGGLLVIAVSLVLAYLTMRFVERPLRRLTWADKRRRRAVIVLAVCLGLVAAPLAGWQQNLQAQAARAAAQTSADNPGAVSLLPGYRNEISEDAVTLPELSSIKGDFPRLEACDATATGIPADLADSCTQRLAEGEPSRTIVVVGNSHAQHMSAAVVSLAEKHNWTVIDLISLGCVFGPAGPDTTPECADFFERSSAYIEDLEPDAVFTIATKTQFGSTAETLVPDFENTVRRYAARGIQVIGVRDNPRFEFNMPDCIQEHEDALEPCTPAKADLVPAVSPLDALDPGTPLYRSVDMTDVICPGVTCPPIIGNVYVYIDNNHVSATYWRTMVSQFEERLVGVPALETA; this is encoded by the coding sequence GTGCAGGGCCTGAGGGCCCTCGCCGTGCTCATGGTGGTCTCCTATCACGTGTGGTTCGGCCGGGTGTCCGGCGGCGTCGATGTCTTCCTGCTGATCTCGGCCTTCCTGCTGGCGCTGTCCTTCCTGCGCAAGGCGGAGTCGGGCAAGCCGCTGGATCTCGCGCGGCACTGGCTGCACCAGTTCAAGCGGCTGCTGCCGGCCGTCGTCGTCGTCATCCTGGGCGTCCTCGCGGCCACCTATGTGCTGGTCCCGAAGTACCGGTGGCTGGACATCATCGAGCAGTCCTGGGCGTCGCTGCTCTACGTGCAGAACTGGGTGCTGGCCTCGAATTCGGTCGACTACTACGCCGACGACCACAGCGCAGCGAGCCCCCTCCAGCACTTCTGGTCGCTCTCCGTGCAGGGGCAGGTGTTCATCCTCTGGCCGCTGCTGTTCCTCGCGAGTTCCCTGCTGGCACGCCGGTTCCAGCTGAAGTTCCGCGGTGTCGTGCTGCTCGTGTTCGGAGCGCTCTTCGTGGCTTCGTTGGCCTTCTCGATCTGGGAGACCTACACCAACCAGGCGTACGCCTACTTCGATACGCGGGCCCGTCTCTGGGAGTTCGCCTTCGGGACGCTCCTGGCGCTGGCGCTGCCGTTCCTCCGCCTGCCACGCTCCCTCCGGATCGTGGCCGGATGGGTGGGCGTGGTCGCGATGCTCAGCGGCGGCTTCCTCCTCGATGTCCAGGGTCAGTTCCCCGGGTATGTTGCCCTCTGGCCCGTCGTCGCCGCCGCCCTGGTCATCGTCGCCGGGCAGACGGGCAGCCCGTTCGGGGTGGACCGGTACCTCTCCGCCGGGCCGCTGGTCCGGATGGGCGACCTGTCCTACGCGCTGTACCTCTGGCACTGGCCGGTCCTCGTGCTGGCCCTGATCTGGCAGGATCGGCCGACGCCCGGAGTGCTCGGCGGCCTCCTCGTCATCGCGGTGTCGCTGGTCCTGGCGTATCTCACGATGCGGTTCGTCGAACGGCCCCTCCGCCGCCTCACCTGGGCCGACAAGCGGCGCCGCCGGGCCGTGATCGTCCTCGCCGTGTGCCTGGGCCTGGTCGCCGCGCCTTTGGCGGGCTGGCAGCAAAACCTGCAGGCGCAGGCCGCGCGTGCCGCGGCCCAGACCAGCGCCGACAACCCCGGGGCGGTATCCCTGCTTCCCGGGTACCGGAACGAGATCTCCGAGGACGCGGTGACCCTGCCGGAGCTCAGCTCGATCAAGGGCGATTTCCCCCGGCTCGAGGCCTGTGACGCGACCGCGACAGGCATACCCGCCGATCTCGCGGACTCCTGCACGCAGAGACTGGCCGAGGGCGAACCGAGCAGGACGATCGTCGTGGTGGGGAACAGCCATGCGCAGCACATGTCCGCAGCGGTCGTCTCCCTGGCCGAGAAGCACAACTGGACGGTGATCGACCTGATCTCCCTGGGGTGCGTCTTCGGGCCGGCGGGCCCCGACACCACGCCCGAGTGCGCGGACTTCTTCGAGCGGTCGAGCGCCTACATCGAGGACCTGGAGCCCGACGCCGTCTTCACGATCGCGACCAAGACGCAGTTCGGCTCGACCGCTGAGACCCTGGTGCCCGACTTCGAGAACACCGTGCGACGGTATGCAGCCCGCGGCATCCAGGTCATCGGGGTACGGGACAACCCCCGGTTCGAGTTCAACATGCCCGACTGCATCCAGGAGCACGAGGACGCCCTCGAACCCTGCACACCCGCCAAGGCGGACCTGGTCCCCGCGGTCTCCCCCCTCGACGCGCTGGATCCCGGGACCCCGCTCTACCGGTCGGTCGACATGACGGACGTGATCTGTCCCGGTGTCACGTGCCCGCCCATCATCGGCAACGTGTACGTGTACATCGACAACAACCATGTCAGTGCCACCTACTGGCGCACCATGGTCTCGCAGTTCGAGGAGCGGCTGGTCGGCGTCCCGGCACTGGAGACAGCCTGA
- a CDS encoding ABC transporter ATP-binding protein yields MSTAIEIRDVNKQFVLRHTRSMKEAFVWLMKGRKGDLSERFHALSDVSLTIQEGETVALLGFNGSGKSTLLKHISGVMRPDTGSVHTRGRVAGLIEVGAGFHPDLSGRDNVYLNGAILGMERAEIEERFDSIVEFSEIGQFIDTEVKFYSSGMYLRLAFSVAVHTDPEVFLIDEILAVGDEPFQKKCLAKIAELAAEGKTLVVVSHDLDMVARICDRGVLLDHGKILMDGPVDEVVERLRAS; encoded by the coding sequence GTGAGCACAGCCATCGAGATCCGCGACGTCAACAAGCAGTTCGTCCTGCGCCATACCCGGTCCATGAAGGAAGCCTTCGTCTGGCTCATGAAGGGTCGCAAGGGCGACCTGTCCGAGCGCTTCCACGCGCTGTCCGACGTGTCCCTCACCATCCAGGAGGGGGAGACGGTCGCCCTCCTGGGCTTCAACGGCTCCGGGAAGTCGACCCTGCTCAAGCACATCTCCGGGGTGATGCGCCCCGATACCGGCAGCGTGCACACCCGGGGGAGGGTGGCGGGCCTGATCGAGGTGGGGGCCGGGTTCCACCCGGACCTCAGCGGTCGTGACAACGTCTATCTCAACGGCGCCATCCTCGGCATGGAACGCGCGGAGATCGAGGAGCGCTTCGACTCGATCGTCGAGTTCTCCGAGATCGGGCAGTTCATCGACACCGAGGTCAAGTTCTACTCGTCCGGCATGTATCTCCGGCTCGCCTTCTCCGTCGCCGTCCATACGGACCCGGAGGTCTTCCTCATCGACGAGATCCTCGCCGTCGGCGACGAACCGTTCCAGAAGAAGTGCCTGGCGAAGATCGCGGAGCTCGCCGCCGAGGGGAAGACCCTCGTCGTGGTCAGCCACGACCTCGACATGGTGGCCAGGATCTGTGATCGCGGTGTCCTGCTGGATCACGGGAAGATCCTGATGGACGGGCCCGTCGATGAGGTCGTCGAGCGCCTGCGCGCGAGCTGA
- the glf gene encoding UDP-galactopyranose mutase: MNVDLVVVGSGFFGLTIAERAATQLGLKVAVLDRRHHIGGNAYSENEARTGIEVHRYGAHLFHTSNERVWDYVHNFTEFTSYVHKVYTRHKGEVFPMPINLGTINQFFRTALGPAEARALIQEQAGELAGTDPQNLNDKGIQLIGRPLYEAFIKYYTGKQWQTDPKDLPAEIISRLPVRYTYDNRYFNDKYEGLPVNGYTAWIERMADHPNIDVHLNTDFFDEGHEYSRSTTLGQVPVIYTGPVDRYFDFAEGDLSWRTIDLEEEVLPIEDFQGCSVMNYPDEDAAYTRIHEFRHFHPERDYTKDATVIMREYSRFAEKGDEPYYPINTGDDRAKLLAYRDLARGEESVLFGGRLGTYKYLDMHMAIGSALSMFDNKITPHFTSGAKLESGGVEA, encoded by the coding sequence GTGAACGTTGACCTCGTTGTCGTTGGATCGGGCTTCTTCGGCCTGACCATTGCTGAACGGGCGGCCACCCAGCTCGGCCTGAAGGTGGCCGTGCTCGACCGGCGCCACCACATCGGTGGGAACGCCTACAGCGAGAACGAAGCTCGCACGGGGATCGAGGTCCACCGCTATGGTGCACACCTGTTCCACACGTCGAACGAGCGTGTCTGGGACTACGTCCACAACTTCACGGAGTTCACGAGCTACGTGCACAAGGTCTACACCCGCCACAAGGGCGAGGTGTTCCCGATGCCGATCAACCTCGGCACCATCAACCAGTTCTTCCGCACCGCTCTCGGACCCGCCGAGGCCCGCGCCCTCATCCAGGAGCAGGCGGGGGAACTCGCCGGGACGGATCCGCAGAACCTGAACGACAAGGGGATCCAGCTCATCGGCCGGCCCCTGTACGAGGCGTTCATCAAGTACTACACGGGCAAGCAGTGGCAGACCGACCCCAAGGACCTGCCGGCGGAGATCATCTCCCGGCTCCCCGTCCGGTACACCTATGACAACCGGTACTTCAATGACAAGTACGAGGGTCTGCCCGTCAACGGGTACACCGCGTGGATCGAGCGGATGGCCGACCACCCGAACATCGACGTCCACCTCAACACCGACTTCTTCGACGAGGGCCACGAGTACTCGCGCTCCACCACCCTCGGCCAGGTGCCCGTCATCTACACCGGGCCGGTGGACCGGTACTTCGACTTCGCCGAGGGCGATCTCTCCTGGCGCACCATCGACCTCGAGGAGGAGGTCCTCCCGATCGAGGACTTCCAGGGGTGCTCGGTGATGAACTACCCCGACGAGGACGCGGCCTACACGCGGATCCACGAATTCCGTCACTTCCACCCCGAGCGGGACTACACGAAGGACGCGACGGTCATCATGCGGGAGTACTCCCGTTTCGCGGAGAAGGGCGACGAACCCTACTACCCCATCAACACCGGCGACGACCGGGCGAAGCTGCTCGCGTACCGTGACCTCGCCCGGGGCGAGGAATCGGTGCTGTTCGGCGGACGCCTCGGCACCTACAAGTATCTCGACATGCACATGGCCATCGGGTCCGCGCTGTCGATGTTCGACAACAAGATCACGCCCCACTTCACATCGGGTGCAAAGCTGGAAAGCGGAGGAGTGGAAGCATGA
- a CDS encoding glycosyltransferase, with protein sequence MSIVSKEMDTAADDTGTDLWKTVHRVVFPTDGDTDTLPLYVDFNAAQRVVDEQQRSPRAGAATTAVVAQHSTQRSDFILDRRSLRLPAYRRVSFGTYFNAFPASYWRAHTDVAQVRLTVEVDAEATVVIYRSSARGTSNRVQSVHVDAGSPVAVDLPITAFGDGGWYWFDLVALDSDVTLERAEWAVPQPDGFEAGTLSVAVTTFNRPDYCVRHLSTFAESEDLLGILDRLIITDQGTQKVRDQDGFEEAAATLGDKFTLLEQGNLGGSGGFARGMHETVNDGRSKYVMLLDDDVLVETEGILRAANFADFTRKPTIVGGHMFNLYERSVLHSFGEEINEYRYFWGPVTNTLEAHDFSSSNLRTTPWMHRRVDVDFNGWWMCLIPTSIIREIGLALPVFIKWDDAEYGIRAKAHGYRTVSLPGAAVWHMPWTEKDDTIDWQAYYHQRNRWLAAMLYSPYKHGGRMPRESFAVDVRHLLSMQYSAVELRLNALEDLLDGPSHLHATIGAKLPEIRRRRADFDDARISKNIAEFPDVKRVKPPKKGVKPMPPRNVRSALVKAGTGALRQIRPARPEASVRPEANVPAMDARWWRLSQLDSALVSSADGSGASWYKRDSAKFQSMLKRSMVLHQRLLARWDDLAEQYQSALPEFTSQQAWARTFEDATPGESAGKSSQ encoded by the coding sequence ATGAGCATCGTTTCCAAAGAGATGGACACGGCAGCCGACGACACCGGCACGGACCTCTGGAAGACCGTCCACCGCGTCGTCTTCCCGACCGACGGCGACACCGACACGCTGCCGCTCTACGTCGACTTCAATGCGGCCCAGCGCGTGGTGGACGAGCAGCAGCGCTCGCCGCGGGCGGGCGCCGCGACGACTGCCGTCGTCGCGCAGCACAGCACCCAGCGCTCCGACTTCATCCTCGACCGCCGCAGCCTGCGCCTGCCGGCCTACCGGAGGGTGTCCTTCGGCACGTACTTCAATGCCTTCCCGGCAAGTTACTGGCGCGCCCACACGGACGTGGCGCAGGTGCGCCTGACCGTCGAGGTCGACGCCGAGGCCACGGTCGTCATCTACCGGTCGAGCGCGCGCGGCACGTCCAACCGGGTGCAGAGCGTCCACGTCGACGCCGGCAGCCCGGTCGCCGTCGACCTGCCGATCACCGCCTTCGGTGACGGCGGCTGGTACTGGTTCGACCTCGTCGCCCTGGACAGCGACGTCACGCTGGAGCGCGCCGAATGGGCGGTGCCGCAACCGGACGGTTTCGAGGCCGGCACGCTGTCGGTGGCCGTCACCACCTTCAACCGGCCCGACTACTGCGTCCGCCACCTGTCGACCTTCGCGGAGTCCGAGGACCTGCTCGGCATCCTCGATCGCCTCATCATCACCGACCAGGGCACCCAGAAGGTGCGGGACCAGGACGGTTTCGAGGAGGCCGCGGCGACGCTCGGGGACAAGTTCACGCTGCTCGAGCAGGGCAACCTCGGCGGCTCGGGCGGATTCGCCCGCGGCATGCACGAGACGGTCAACGACGGCCGGAGCAAGTACGTCATGCTGCTGGACGACGACGTGCTGGTCGAGACGGAAGGCATCCTGCGGGCGGCGAACTTCGCCGACTTCACCCGCAAGCCGACCATCGTGGGCGGGCACATGTTCAACCTCTACGAGCGGTCCGTGCTCCACAGCTTCGGCGAGGAGATCAACGAGTACCGCTACTTCTGGGGACCGGTGACGAACACCCTCGAGGCGCACGACTTCTCGTCGAGCAACCTCCGCACCACCCCCTGGATGCATCGCCGGGTCGACGTCGACTTCAACGGCTGGTGGATGTGCCTCATCCCGACCAGCATCATCCGCGAGATCGGCCTCGCCCTGCCCGTCTTCATCAAGTGGGACGACGCCGAGTACGGCATCCGGGCGAAAGCCCACGGCTACCGGACGGTCTCCCTTCCCGGAGCCGCCGTCTGGCACATGCCGTGGACCGAGAAGGACGACACCATCGACTGGCAGGCGTACTACCACCAGCGCAACCGCTGGCTCGCCGCGATGCTCTACTCGCCCTACAAGCACGGTGGCCGGATGCCCCGCGAGAGCTTCGCCGTGGACGTACGTCACCTCCTGTCCATGCAGTACTCGGCGGTCGAGCTCCGGCTGAACGCGCTCGAGGACCTCCTGGACGGTCCGTCCCACCTCCACGCGACCATCGGCGCCAAGCTCCCCGAGATCCGCAGGCGTCGCGCCGACTTCGACGATGCGCGCATCAGCAAGAACATCGCCGAGTTCCCCGACGTCAAGCGGGTGAAGCCTCCCAAGAAGGGCGTCAAGCCCATGCCGCCGCGCAATGTGCGGAGCGCACTCGTCAAGGCAGGAACGGGAGCCCTCCGCCAGATCCGGCCGGCCCGTCCCGAGGCGAGTGTCCGCCCGGAGGCGAACGTCCCGGCCATGGATGCACGGTGGTGGCGGCTGTCGCAGCTCGACTCGGCCCTCGTGTCCTCGGCCGATGGTTCGGGTGCGTCCTGGTACAAGCGCGATTCCGCCAAGTTCCAGTCCATGCTCAAGCGCAGCATGGTGCTCCACCAGCGGCTGCTCGCCCGCTGGGACGATCTCGCCGAGCAGTACCAGAGTGCGCTGCCGGAGTTCACCTCGCAGCAGGCCTGGGCGAGGACCTTCGAGGACGCCACCCCGGGCGAAAGCGCGGGGAAGTCGTCGCAGTGA
- a CDS encoding ABC transporter permease — MSSVTDRSAAGGGPRGELVAPGYGHGLRDVVRSRYLLKLLVQKELRVRYRGSVLGLLWSYVKPGVQFVVFYVALGVFLGLEQSDRNPGGLPNYAIYLFSGIVLINYFNEALGNASRAIVSNGGLIKKIYLPRELFPIASTWVSAVHFLPQILILLVACLFAGWSPSVLQLAAAVAGFLIVTMFAIGLGLLFGAVNVYFRDAENLVDMLLMVATWASPVLYPWLLVREKLGETWFMIYQLNPITVAVETFHFAFWLPTTERAEAIPPNLLSLWIPVALVTSALMLVIGQLVFRRLEGRFAQEL; from the coding sequence GTGAGCAGCGTCACCGACCGGTCGGCGGCCGGAGGGGGGCCGCGCGGTGAGCTCGTGGCGCCGGGATACGGCCACGGTCTCCGCGACGTCGTCCGGTCCCGCTACCTGCTGAAGCTGCTCGTCCAGAAGGAGCTGCGCGTCCGGTACCGGGGATCGGTCCTCGGACTGCTCTGGTCCTACGTCAAGCCGGGCGTCCAGTTCGTCGTGTTCTATGTCGCCCTCGGGGTCTTCCTGGGGCTCGAGCAGAGCGACCGGAACCCCGGTGGCCTGCCGAACTACGCGATCTACCTGTTCTCGGGCATCGTGCTGATCAACTACTTCAACGAGGCCCTGGGCAATGCGTCGCGCGCCATCGTGTCCAACGGCGGGCTGATCAAGAAGATCTATCTTCCGCGGGAACTCTTCCCGATCGCCTCCACGTGGGTGTCGGCGGTGCATTTCCTGCCGCAGATCCTCATCCTCCTCGTGGCCTGTCTGTTCGCCGGGTGGTCGCCCTCGGTGCTCCAGCTCGCCGCCGCCGTCGCCGGGTTCCTGATCGTCACGATGTTCGCCATCGGGCTCGGCCTGCTGTTCGGCGCGGTCAACGTGTACTTCCGCGACGCCGAGAACCTCGTCGACATGCTGCTGATGGTCGCGACCTGGGCATCACCCGTGCTCTATCCCTGGCTGCTCGTCCGCGAGAAGCTCGGCGAGACCTGGTTCATGATCTACCAGCTCAACCCCATCACGGTGGCCGTCGAGACGTTCCACTTCGCCTTCTGGCTGCCCACCACGGAGCGGGCCGAAGCGATCCCGCCGAACCTGTTGTCGCTGTGGATCCCGGTCGCGCTGGTGACCTCGGCACTGATGCTCGTCATCGGCCAGCTCGTCTTCCGGCGGCTCGAGGGCCGCTTCGCCCAGGAGTTGTAA